The sequence GCTGCTGCCATGAGAGAAGCCATGAACTAGCACATCTTCAAACCACTTTTGTAAAAGCGATGGCACGCCGTACCAGAAAAATGGATAAACAAGCACGATCACATCAGTCTTTACTAGCTTTTCTTGCTCGGCTTTTACGTCTATCACGTAGTTTTTATAAAGCTCGCTTAGTATGTCAAATTTAGCCTCTGGCACCTGCTTTTTTAGCTCGCTCAATATAATCTTATTTGCAAAGGAATTTTCAAGGTCAGTGTGACCTGATACAACTAAAATTTCACTCATTTTCGCCCCTTAAATTTACTTTCTTAAATTTACTTGCAAACAAAGCTACTTGCCTTGCTGGTATCTCCGCCCACGTATGTAGCCACCTTTGGATAGGCACACACCAAAAATTCCTTGCTAACGTAGGTCCTACTCTTAGCTAGCATGCTCTTTGGCGCTTCGCCCTTTCATTCGACCCCACATCTATGATTTCATTGTTTAAAATTTTCACATCTTTTAAACTCTCACATCCGGCCCTATCAAGAGCAAAAGTCGTGCTACCAATGAGTGCTAGTGCGCAAAAAAGCGAAATTTTTTTCATAAGATCTCCTAAAATTTTACCTTGCTAAATGAGGTCTCGTTTTTGAGACCAAAGCCGTCAAATTCGTCTATTAGCCCTGCTCGCTCTTTGGCGTAAGCCTTGTAGTTTTCGCTGTGGCGGTAGCTCTCAAAGCTAGCTTCGTCTTTGTAAATTTCAACCAGCACCCACTTGTTTGGCGCATCCTTTTTACTAAAGGCAAACTGCGCATAAGCGCCCTCATCTACGCTTTTTTGCATATATTTTTTGATGATCTTTTCAAATTTCGTATCGCTCTTTGCTAAAAGGCTTAAATTTGTGATGTGAAAGTAGGCATCTTTTAGCCTCTCCGGCGTTAAATTTTTAGAAAACGCAGCCCTCTTTTTTACACCAATAGCCTTTTTGCTAGCCAAAATTTCAGCGCTTACGCTTGCAAATTTCTTAAAATGCGCCGAGCTTATATGCTTTTTATAAGCCGCCTCGTCCTTGTAAAACTCAAGCAGGTAAAATAGCTCTGGCTTGCTCTTTGCGCTTGCAAAAAAGATCGCCTGTGTGCCTGGCTCGCTCTTTGAGCTAAGGATATTTTCCCTGCCAAGCTGTCTCAGCAAGCTCTTGTTATTTAGCGTTGAAAGCAGCTCGTATAAGCTCACTTTCGCCTCCGCCCCAAAGGCAAAAGCTGCCGAAAATACTAATAAAAATAGCTTTTTAATCATCAAATTTCCTTAAATTTATTTCTCAACCACTCTTTTAATCCAAGCAAAAAGCTCGTCTAAATCGTAGTCGCCGCCATGTCCTTGTCCCCAGATCGCTTCAAAATCAACCTCTTTGCCAGCATTTTTAAGCGAAAGCGCGAGCATAGCAGGTACGGCAAGGGCTAAGTCGGTGTCGTTTGTGCCCTGTCTTATGCGGTAAAATTTCGCCGCTTCATTATTTTTAGTGTAGTTCATCGCATTCATCATCTTTATGACGCTAGCCTCTGCCATCTCGCCCAAGCTTCGCTCTTTTGCAAATTTAGTAAAGTGCTTCGCAGGCGTTTTGCTATCGCCAAAAAGGTCATTTTCTGGATTTTCTAGCCCAAGGCCATCAAATGCAACCACCGCTTTGGCGCGTTTTAGCGAAGTGATGAAGTCCTCAAATTTGAATGTATATCCAAGCGAACAGCCCTGCGTATCAAGAGTGATAAATTTAGGCGTGAGCGTGCTTTTGTCGCTGCTTTTTGTAGCGGTAAATGCCTTTGAGATGAGGGCGTTTATATACTCCTTGAAGCTGCCCTCGCCGTTTTCATCAAGGCTTAGCGCGTGGCCTTTGGCGTCTTTTAAATTTAGCGAGTTTAGATAGGCTGGGAATTTGCTCTTTAGCTCGCGCGAGAGCTCTTTTTGCGTGGCGTTTAGCTCGCCTGTGATCATTTTTGGCTTTTTGCTCCTGTCGTTAAAAGAGTCCGCGTCAAGACTTGCAAAATCAATCCTCTCAAATTTATCCAAATCCCCAAACATCCACTCATACGCCTCGTCCTCATGCTCCAAATTTGTCACAGGGCAGTAGGCTGAAGCGGCATAAATTTGATCATCCGCCTTTGCAGCGCCTAGCTCTTTAAGATATGGCTCATACTCTTTTGCATTTGCGCTAGTGCCAAGAAGTGCCGACATCGCGCCGCCTGCGCTCGTACCGTTTGAGATGATCTTGTTTGCGTCGCCTGGCATAAATTTGTCGTTAAATTTAAGATATCTAACGGCCGCTTTTAGATCGACTATCGCAGCTGGTGCCTTGCCGATAAATTTCTCGCCATCTTTTAGCGTCCTACCCCTAGCGCCAACGCTTGCCACGACGTAGCCTCTAAGAAGCGCTTCAAGGGTGGCATTTGGTTTTTCGTTTTGGATTTCTGGCTTTTGTGGCATTGCGCTCATGTAGCCGCCGATCGCGTTTGGCATAAGGATAGCGCTCTTTTGGTCGCTAAATTTACCCTCTGGCACATAAAAATTTAGTACCTGATAGTCGCTAACCGGCTTTGCCACATAGACTATGCCTTCATATGCTCTAAATTTAAGCGTCCTCTCGCCAACTTGCACGCTTTTTAGCTCAAATTTGCTTTCATCAAATTTAAGTTCATTTCCAAAGCAAGCGCCCACCAAACAAACCCCTAAAATAGCAACTCTAACACCTTTCATGATCTGCCTTTTTATTTTGTCCTACTTTTTGCTCCACATCCTTGGCGTAGGCTACCAGGGCTTTAGCGCCTAGTTATCTTTTGGCTCGTATTTGACCGCATAGTCAAATTTTGGCTTACTTAGGCTAAACTCAAAGCTATCTCTATCGACCGAGCCAACGCAATAATGGCTATCATAAAGGCGAAGCAAAAACTCCGCCATCTGCTCGCTCGTATGATACTTTTTAAACGCTTTGTCGTAGTCGTAGTTCTCTTTGCTAGTTGCCACCATGCCAAATTCTGTCTTTGTGGCAGCTGGGGCCAGCACTTTTGCTTGCATCTTTGCCTGCTTATCTTGTGCTAGTTCGTGGTAAAGTCCCTCACTAAAGGCACTTACGAAAAATTTGCTAGCGCAGTACGTGACGGCGTTTGACACTATCTTGTAGCCGCCTATCGAAGATATGTTTATAAGCTGCGTATCTTTGTCCTTATACTTTTTCGTAAAGAGCGTTGAGAGCGTGACAAGAGAGATGATGTTTAAATTTATCATCTGTGTGATCTTGTCTAAATTTTGCTCGCCGACCTTGTTGTAGTCGCCAAAGCCAGCATTGTTTATAAGCGCTTTTAGCTCAAATTTTTCTAAATTACGCCAAAGAGAAAGAGCATTTTCTTGTTTTGAAAGGTCGCAAAGCTCTATCACCACATCGACATTTGCAAATTTAGCTATCTCGCTTTTTAGCTCCTTTAAAAGCTCGCCACGCCTTGCAACAAGGATCAAATTCTCCCCACTCTTTGCAAATGCCTTTGCCGCGGCCGCTCCTATGCCTGAGCTTGCTCCAGTGATGGCGATGTATCTTTTCACTTCGCATACTCCATAGGGCTATAAATTTTGACACCTTCGCTGTGGTCATCTTGCGCTACTTGCATGATCACTTTAGCGATGTCAGCCGCCCTCATCGGACGATACTCGTCAAAAAAGCCTTTTGGGATAAATTTAAACGCCTTTATCGCCATGTACTCGCCAAGCCTAAATTCCTTTCTCTCAGCCTCAATAAGTGGCAGCCTAGCGATGTGAAATGAGCTATATCCAAGCTCTTTTATCTTTGCTTCTGCTTGACCTTTTGCCTTTAGGTAAAACGAGCCTGACTTTCTGCTAGCACCTGCAGCCGAGAGCAAGACAAAACGTTTTGCGCCGCACTCCAAGCCAAATTTCGCAAAATTTAGCGGATAGGTCACATCGACTTTGTAAAACTGCTCCTTGTGCTTTGCCACCTTCATCGTCGTGCCAAGCGCGCAAAAGACATCATCAGCGATAAATGGCACCTCATCTTTTAGCTCGTCAAAATTTACTATCTTTACTTCAAGCTTTTCGTGAGTAAATTCTAGCTCATGCCTAGCAAGGGCGATAACCTTGTTGTAGTACTCACTCTCGCATAAATTTTTTAAAATCTCACTTCCCACAGCACCGCTAGCTCCAGCTATAAGGGCGATCTTTTTCATATCTTTCCTTTGTAAAATTTAGATAAATTCTATCTCGCTAAGGCAAAAATTTCACTTATGGCCTCTTTTGTATAAATTTGCTCCAAGCCCCTGCCCTTTGCGTAGTCATAAACTAGCGTCATGATCTCGTCTAAATTTGACTCATCAACGCCGATCTCAATTAGGCTTGTAGGTGTACCGATCTTGCTAAACCACTCTTTTAATTTCTCTATGCCTGCGTCTGCGTCATCCACGCCAAAAATTTCTTTGCCAAAGCGCTTAAATGCCTCTAAATTTCTACTCTTATACCACTTCATCCAAGCTGGCATCACGACACTTAGCCCAGCTCCATGCGCACAATCAACCACCGCACCTATGGCGTGCTCAATCATGTGGTTTGGATATGAGTAGCCAGCCGTGCCAACGTAAGTTAGGCCATTTAGCGCCATCGTCGCAGCCCAAGCAAACTCGCCTCTAGCGTCATAGTTTTTTGGCTCTTTTAGTAAAATTT comes from Campylobacter concisus and encodes:
- a CDS encoding SDR family NAD(P)-dependent oxidoreductase; the protein is MKRYIAITGASSGIGAAAAKAFAKSGENLILVARRGELLKELKSEIAKFANVDVVIELCDLSKQENALSLWRNLEKFELKALINNAGFGDYNKVGEQNLDKITQMINLNIISLVTLSTLFTKKYKDKDTQLINISSIGGYKIVSNAVTYCASKFFVSAFSEGLYHELAQDKQAKMQAKVLAPAATKTEFGMVATSKENYDYDKAFKKYHTSEQMAEFLLRLYDSHYCVGSVDRDSFEFSLSKPKFDYAVKYEPKDN
- a CDS encoding NAD(P)H-dependent oxidoreductase; translated protein: MSEILVVSGHTDLENSFANKIILSELKKQVPEAKFDILSELYKNYVIDVKAEQEKLVKTDVIVLVYPFFWYGVPSLLQKWFEDVLVHGFSHGSSGDKLRGKKLVLSFTSGAPEELYKKEALQRYEIEEFLPPLKALANMCGMEFAGYVYSGGLSYQSRHDEAKLALMKEKALDHAKRLGELIGKIS
- a CDS encoding NAD(P)H-binding protein gives rise to the protein MKKIALIAGASGAVGSEILKNLCESEYYNKVIALARHELEFTHEKLEVKIVNFDELKDEVPFIADDVFCALGTTMKVAKHKEQFYKVDVTYPLNFAKFGLECGAKRFVLLSAAGASRKSGSFYLKAKGQAEAKIKELGYSSFHIARLPLIEAERKEFRLGEYMAIKAFKFIPKGFFDEYRPMRAADIAKVIMQVAQDDHSEGVKIYSPMEYAK
- a CDS encoding putative quinol monooxygenase; this translates as MIKKLFLLVFSAAFAFGAEAKVSLYELLSTLNNKSLLRQLGRENILSSKSEPGTQAIFFASAKSKPELFYLLEFYKDEAAYKKHISSAHFKKFASVSAEILASKKAIGVKKRAAFSKNLTPERLKDAYFHITNLSLLAKSDTKFEKIIKKYMQKSVDEGAYAQFAFSKKDAPNKWVLVEIYKDEASFESYRHSENYKAYAKERAGLIDEFDGFGLKNETSFSKVKF
- a CDS encoding subtype B tannase; the protein is MKGVRVAILGVCLVGACFGNELKFDESKFELKSVQVGERTLKFRAYEGIVYVAKPVSDYQVLNFYVPEGKFSDQKSAILMPNAIGGYMSAMPQKPEIQNEKPNATLEALLRGYVVASVGARGRTLKDGEKFIGKAPAAIVDLKAAVRYLKFNDKFMPGDANKIISNGTSAGGAMSALLGTSANAKEYEPYLKELGAAKADDQIYAASAYCPVTNLEHEDEAYEWMFGDLDKFERIDFASLDADSFNDRSKKPKMITGELNATQKELSRELKSKFPAYLNSLNLKDAKGHALSLDENGEGSFKEYINALISKAFTATKSSDKSTLTPKFITLDTQGCSLGYTFKFEDFITSLKRAKAVVAFDGLGLENPENDLFGDSKTPAKHFTKFAKERSLGEMAEASVIKMMNAMNYTKNNEAAKFYRIRQGTNDTDLALAVPAMLALSLKNAGKEVDFEAIWGQGHGGDYDLDELFAWIKRVVEK